The following proteins are co-located in the Cyprinus carpio isolate SPL01 chromosome B19, ASM1834038v1, whole genome shotgun sequence genome:
- the zgc:110239 gene encoding LOW QUALITY PROTEIN: digestive cysteine proteinase 1 (The sequence of the model RefSeq protein was modified relative to this genomic sequence to represent the inferred CDS: substituted 1 base at 1 genomic stop codon) — MCLLLAGFVMLVCAADATPVGGRTVPDFGKMYHVKGLLSLPYAEIKEPFEAWYDLKGNRSRIDYYHGTVCTFFIGNDLDYGATYKITPITTETEFNTMKCFQLNGTKEEPILPQSALPDLQGFEFEKMEFYAGNLCEVWKNVTQVGHKKNTYRSVVKSSGGKGFPGNPHHYEMMGFNTLFGSHYDKYLIDYSDFSSQIDSDIFKLPVGMTCGDFPGPGLEHHLLANPIQDLVYTYLVGWSRRLFVRFIXGYERQYENVKEHEAREHNFVHNIRYVHSMNRAGLSFSLSVNHLADRSQEELAMMRGHKRTHDHREAQPFPSEIRSIATPDSIDWTLYGAVTPVKDQAVCGSCWSFATTGTLEGALFLKTGQLTPLSQQMLVDCTWGFGNNGCDGGEEWRAFEWIMKHGGISTAESYGGYMGMNGLCHYNESSMVAKLSGYTNVTSGDTVALKAAIFKFGPAAVSIDASHRSFAFYSNGVYYEPACKNGTDDLDHAVLAVGYGIINNEPYWLVKNSWSTYWGNDGYILMSMKDNNCGVATDATYVTLA, encoded by the exons ATGTGTCTTCTTCTAGCTGGGTTCGTGATGCTGGTGTGTGCTGCAG ATGCCACACCAGTTGGTGGCAGAACGGTTCCTGATTTTGGAAAGATGTATCATGTTAaag GTCTGCTTTCTTTGCCTTATGCTGAGATAAAGGAACCATTTGAAGCTTGGTACGACCTCAAGGGGAACAGAAGTCGAATAGACTATTATCATG GTACAGTGTGCACTTTTTTTATTGGAAATGACTTGGATTATGGTGCCACTTACAAGATTACACCAATCACCACTGAGACTGAATTCAATACTATGAAGTGTTTCCAGCTGAATGGGACCAAAGAGGAGCCAATACTTCCGCAGTCAGCACTGCCTGATCTGCAGGGCTTTGAG TTTGAAAAGATGGAGTTTTACGCAGGCAATCTGTGTGAGGTCTGGAAAAACGTCACTCAGGTTGGCCATAAGAAGAACACGTATCGGTCTGTGGTTAAAAGTTCAGGAGGGAAAGGTTTCCCAGGCAACCCACACCACTATGAGATGATGGGCTTCAACACCCTTTTTGGGTCCCACTATGATAAATACCTTATTGACTACAGTGACTTCAGCTCTCAAATTGATTCAGACATTTTCAAACTACCTGTAG GAATGACCTGTGGTGACTTTCCTGGTCCTGGTCTGGAGCATCATTTATTGGCCAACCCCATCCAAGACCTTGTCTACACATACCTCGTTGGTTGGTCACGCCGTCTGTTTGTTCGGTTTATTTAGGGGTATGAGCGTCAATATGAAAATGTAAAGGAGCATGAGGCGCGTGAGCACAACTTTGTACATAATATTCG GTATGTGCACTCAATGAATCGAGCAGGtctttctttttccctctctGTCAATCACCTGGCTGATCGGTCACAGGAAGAGCTGGCCATGATGAGAGGACACAAAAGGACTCATGATCACAGAGAGGCTCAGCCTTTTCCCTCTGAAATCCGCTCTATAGCCACCCCTGATTCAATAGACTGGACGCTGTATG GGGCTGTGACACCAGTGAAAGACCAGGCTGTGTGTGGATCCTGCTGGAGCTTTGCCACCACTGGAACACTAGAGGGAGCACTTTTCCTGAAG acGGGACAGCTGACACCATTGTCCCAGCAGATGCTGGTTGACTGTACATGGGGATTTGGGAACAATGGTTGTGATGGAGGAGAGGAATGGAGAGCGTTTGAGTGGATTATGAAACATGGTGGTATTTCTACCGCCGAAAGCTATGGAGGATATATGGGCATG aatgGCTTGTGTCACTACAATGAGTCCTCCATGGTGGCAAAGTTGAGCGGTTACACTAATGTGACCAGTGGTGATACTGTGGCACTAAAGGCCGCTATCTTTAAATTCGGCCCTGCAGCAGTCAGCATTGATGCTTCTCATCGTTCCTTCGCCTTCTACAGCAATGGGGTGTATTACGAACCAGCATGCA AAAATGGGACTGATGACTTGGATCATGCTGTGCTAGCAGTCGGTTATGGGATAATAAATAATGAGCCCTATTGGCTAGTGAAGAACTCCTGGTCCACTTACTGGGGCAATGATGGTTATATACTGATGTCCATGAAGGACAACAACTGTGGTGTGGCCACTGATGCTACTTACGTGACATTAGCCTAA